In one Nicotiana sylvestris chromosome 8, ASM39365v2, whole genome shotgun sequence genomic region, the following are encoded:
- the LOC104243659 gene encoding uncharacterized protein — translation MVALRFNMMTSQKKFSIPKRGEAWVLKSLGKKWKDYKCNLKGEYVKKHKTKDALLKYRPSRIPRDQWRGLVSYWLSDKAKRRTQANRNNRSKKMMPHTGGSKSIATLMNEQIPDANSGHERVQQTSRMLSVAENDQHSHGHTI, via the exons ATGGTGGCACTGAGATTCAACATGATGACGAGTCAG AAGAAATTCTCTATCCCAAAACGTGGAGAAGCGTGGGTCTTAAAGTCACTAGGAAAGAAATGGAAAGATTACAAGTGCAATTTGAAGGGTGAGTACGTGAAAAAACATAAGACTAAAGACGCTTTACTAAAATATAGACCAAGTCGAATACCGAGGGATCAATGGAGGGGTCTTGTCTCTTATTGGCTTTCTGATAAAGCTAAG AGACGTACCCAAGCAAATAGAAATAATAGGTCCAAGAAAATGATGCCTCACACAGGAGGATCAAAAAGTATTGCCACCTTGATGAATGAGCAG ATCCCCGACGCCAATAGTGGACATGAACGAGTACAACAAACATCAAGAATGCTTAGTGTTGCTGAAAATGATCAACATTCTCATG GTCATACAATCTAA